The following proteins are co-located in the Neisseria sp. Marseille-Q6792 genome:
- the oxyR gene encoding LysR family transcriptional regulator OxyR, giving the protein MTLTELRYIVAVAQERHFGRAARRCFVSQPTLSIAIKKLEEELAVSLFDRSSNDIITTEAGERIVAQARKVLEEAELIRHLANEEQNELEGAFKLGLIFTVAPYLLPKLIVSLRRTAPKMPLMLEENYTHTLTESLKRGDVDAIIVAEPFQEPGIVTEPLYDEPFFVIVPKGHPFEELDAVSSKMLGEEQVLLLTEGNCMRDQVLSSCSELAAKQRIQGLTNTLQGSSINTIRHMVASGLAISVLPATALTENDHMLFSIIPFEGTAPSRRVVLAYRRNFVRPKALSAMKTAIMQSRLSGVTFLRG; this is encoded by the coding sequence ATGACCTTGACCGAATTACGGTACATCGTTGCAGTTGCTCAGGAACGTCATTTCGGTCGCGCTGCACGGCGTTGTTTTGTCAGTCAGCCCACCTTATCCATTGCTATTAAGAAGCTGGAAGAGGAGCTTGCTGTTTCCCTGTTTGACCGGAGTAGTAATGATATTATTACGACGGAGGCAGGGGAACGCATCGTTGCTCAGGCACGCAAAGTGCTTGAGGAGGCAGAGCTTATAAGGCATTTGGCAAATGAAGAGCAGAATGAGCTGGAGGGGGCATTCAAACTTGGATTAATTTTCACAGTTGCTCCTTACTTGTTACCAAAGTTGATTGTTTCTCTGCGTCGTACTGCACCTAAGATGCCTCTGATGTTGGAGGAGAACTATACGCATACGTTGACTGAATCCCTTAAGCGTGGGGACGTTGACGCAATTATCGTGGCAGAGCCGTTTCAGGAACCGGGTATCGTTACCGAACCGTTGTATGACGAACCGTTCTTCGTCATTGTTCCCAAGGGGCATCCGTTTGAAGAGCTTGATGCTGTGTCGTCTAAAATGTTGGGCGAAGAACAGGTATTGTTGCTTACGGAAGGGAATTGTATGCGGGATCAAGTGTTGTCAAGTTGCTCCGAGTTGGCTGCCAAACAACGCATACAGGGTTTGACCAATACATTACAGGGCAGTTCGATTAATACGATTCGCCATATGGTTGCAAGCGGTCTGGCAATCAGTGTATTACCGGCAACTGCACTGACTGAAAACGACCATATGCTTTTCAGTATTATTCCTTTCGAGGGTACTGCACCGAGCCGTCGGGTCGTGTTGGCATACCGTCGTAACTTTGTTCGTCCGAAGGCACTGTCTGCAATGAAAACGGCGATTATGCAATCGAGGTTGAGCGGTGTAACGTTCCTTAGAGGGTAA
- the minE gene encoding cell division topological specificity factor MinE, with product MSLIDLLFGRKQKTATVARDRLQIIIAQERAQEGQAPDYLPTLRKELMEVLSKYVNVSLDNIRISQEKQDGVDVLELNITLPEQKKV from the coding sequence ATGTCATTAATTGATCTTTTATTTGGTAGAAAGCAGAAAACGGCAACTGTCGCACGAGATCGTCTTCAAATTATCATTGCCCAAGAGCGTGCTCAAGAAGGTCAGGCTCCCGATTATTTGCCGACTTTGCGTAAAGAATTGATGGAAGTTTTGTCTAAGTATGTGAATGTTTCCTTGGATAATATCCGTATTTCTCAAGAGAAGCAGGATGGTGTGGATGTTCTGGAATTGAACATTACATTACCGGAACAGAAAAAGGTATAG
- the minD gene encoding septum site-determining protein MinD: MAKIIVVTSGKGGVGKTTTSASIATGLALRGYKTAVIDFDVGLRNLDLIMGCERRVVYDLINVIQGEATLNQALIKDKNCENLFILPASQTRDKDALTREGVEKVMKELGSKKMGFEYIICDSPAGIEQGALMALYFADEAIVTTNPEVSSVRDSDRILGILQSKSRKAEQGGSVKEHLLITRYSPERVAKGEMLSVQDICDILRIPLIGVIPESQNVLQASNSGEPVIHQDSVVASEAYKDVIARLLGENREMRFLEVEKKGFFKRLFGG; encoded by the coding sequence GTGGCAAAAATTATTGTAGTAACTTCTGGTAAGGGTGGTGTTGGTAAAACGACTACCAGTGCCAGTATTGCAACAGGTTTGGCATTGCGCGGATACAAAACTGCGGTGATTGATTTTGATGTTGGCTTACGTAATCTTGATTTAATTATGGGCTGTGAGCGGCGTGTCGTTTATGACCTCATTAATGTCATTCAAGGTGAGGCGACACTTAATCAGGCATTGATTAAAGATAAAAACTGTGAAAATTTGTTTATTCTGCCTGCTTCCCAAACTCGGGATAAAGATGCTTTGACACGTGAGGGTGTAGAGAAGGTCATGAAAGAGTTGGGTAGTAAGAAAATGGGTTTCGAATATATTATTTGTGATTCTCCTGCCGGTATTGAGCAAGGTGCATTGATGGCATTGTATTTTGCCGATGAAGCCATCGTAACGACTAATCCGGAGGTTTCCAGTGTTCGAGACTCTGACAGGATTTTAGGTATTCTACAAAGTAAATCACGTAAAGCAGAGCAAGGTGGTTCGGTTAAGGAGCATTTGTTGATTACTCGTTACTCTCCTGAACGTGTAGCTAAAGGTGAAATGCTTTCAGTACAGGATATTTGTGACATTTTGCGTATTCCCTTGATTGGTGTGATTCCGGAATCGCAAAACGTTTTGCAGGCCTCTAACTCAGGTGAGCCTGTTATTCATCAAGACAGCGTGGTTGCTTCTGAAGCTTATAAGGACGTAATTGCCCGTCTATTGGGTGAAAATCGTGAAATGCGTTTCTTAGAAGTTGAGAAAAAAGGCTTCTTCAAACGTCTGTTTGGAGGTTAA